In the Enterococcus saigonensis genome, one interval contains:
- a CDS encoding metal ABC transporter substrate-binding protein yields MKKYILGLGVLLSAVVLTACGNNKEASSQNNDGKIKAIATFYPMYEFTKEVMGNEGEVELLIPAGTEPHDYEPSAKDIAKISEADAFVYNSEEMETWVDKIKDNIDKDKTKMIEASHQIDLLASSNDGHDHDEDVDEHAHEDEHTHSKDPHVWTDPVMAVKEVKEIQEELAEKYPAKKAQFEKNATSYIAKLNDLDNKYEAAFKNAQNKTFVVQHAAFGYLANQYGLTQESISGISPDQEPSPSRLAQLKHFVAEHDTKVIYFEENANSKVAETLSKETGVKLAVLNPLESLTQKQIDQGENYLSVMEKNLQALQATIK; encoded by the coding sequence ATGAAAAAATATATACTTGGCTTAGGTGTTTTACTAAGTGCCGTTGTTCTCACAGCTTGTGGCAATAATAAAGAGGCTAGCAGTCAAAATAACGACGGCAAAATAAAAGCAATTGCGACTTTTTATCCGATGTATGAATTCACTAAAGAAGTGATGGGAAATGAAGGAGAAGTTGAACTTTTAATTCCGGCAGGAACAGAACCCCACGATTATGAACCAAGTGCTAAAGATATTGCAAAAATTTCGGAGGCGGATGCTTTTGTCTACAATAGTGAAGAGATGGAAACATGGGTAGATAAAATTAAAGACAATATCGATAAAGATAAGACCAAAATGATTGAAGCGTCGCATCAGATTGACTTACTGGCATCTAGTAATGACGGTCATGATCACGATGAAGATGTAGACGAACACGCCCACGAAGACGAACATACCCATTCAAAAGATCCGCATGTCTGGACTGATCCTGTGATGGCAGTGAAAGAAGTAAAGGAAATTCAAGAAGAGTTAGCAGAAAAATATCCGGCTAAAAAAGCACAATTTGAAAAAAATGCTACTAGTTATATTGCTAAATTAAATGATCTAGATAATAAATATGAAGCAGCTTTTAAAAATGCCCAAAATAAAACATTTGTAGTGCAACATGCAGCTTTTGGTTATTTAGCTAATCAATATGGTTTAACGCAAGAATCTATTTCTGGTATTTCACCAGATCAAGAGCCTTCGCCAAGTCGTTTAGCGCAGTTAAAACATTTTGTCGCTGAACATGATACCAAAGTTATCTACTTTGAAGAAAATGCTAATTCGAAAGTAGCAGAAACTTTATCCAAAGAAACAGGCGTAAAACTAGCGGTTTTAAATCCATTGGAAAGCTTGACACAAAAACAAATAGATCAAGGGGAAAACTATCTTTCTGTAATGGAAAAAAATTTGCAGGCTTTGCAAGCAACAATTAAGTAA
- a CDS encoding metal ABC transporter ATP-binding protein — protein MRYIDVKDLTFYYDDEPVLEDISYYVEDGEFVILTGENGAAKSTLIKATLGLLKPSKGSIELAKENAAGKKISIGYIPQQVASFNAGFPSTVEELVRSGRYPRGRWFKRLSKKDHEHVKKALEAVGMWEMRHKKIGELSGGQKQRISLARIFATDPDLFILDEPTTGMDEQSRNEFYRLLRHSAHQHGKAILMITHDHEDIKQYADRQIRLVRKEDSPWRCFHIDRE, from the coding sequence TTGCGCTATATCGATGTTAAAGATTTAACGTTTTATTACGATGACGAACCGGTTTTAGAAGATATTTCGTATTACGTAGAGGATGGCGAGTTTGTCATTTTGACTGGTGAAAATGGCGCTGCTAAATCTACCTTAATCAAAGCAACGCTTGGACTTTTAAAACCGAGTAAAGGTTCTATCGAACTAGCTAAGGAAAATGCGGCGGGAAAAAAGATTAGTATCGGGTATATTCCTCAACAAGTAGCCTCTTTTAATGCTGGATTTCCGAGTACAGTGGAAGAGCTAGTTCGTTCAGGCCGCTATCCGCGGGGGCGTTGGTTCAAACGCTTGAGTAAAAAAGATCATGAACATGTGAAAAAAGCCTTAGAAGCTGTCGGAATGTGGGAAATGCGCCACAAAAAAATTGGTGAACTATCAGGTGGCCAAAAACAGCGTATCAGTTTAGCCCGCATTTTTGCGACAGATCCGGATTTATTTATTTTAGATGAACCAACTACGGGAATGGATGAGCAGTCCCGTAATGAATTTTACCGTTTATTGCGGCATAGTGCTCATCAACATGGCAAGGCCATCTTAATGATTACCCATGATCATGAAGATATTAAACAATATGCGGATCGCCAAATTCGCTTAGTACGTAAAGAAGATTCGCCATGGCGCTGTTTTCATATCGATCGTGAATAG
- a CDS encoding metal ABC transporter permease: MSLLNYEFMQRAVLAAIFIAGIAPMLGVFLVIRRQSLMADTLSHVSLAGVALGFFLNLNPNLTTMLVVVVAAVVLEYLRSMYRSYSEISIAILMAGGLALALVLMNLSGGNSATSIQSYLFGSIVTITSGQVIFLAVLFVIVRVLFFLFKRPMYVLTFDEDSAHVDGLPVHLMSMAFNILTGVAIAVMIPIAGALLISAIMVLPAAIAMRLGKSFDVVIWIATFVGLFGMLSGLTTSFYLDTPPGATITLVFIGLFLIVNVSKRLFVALQRFKNKKISQ; the protein is encoded by the coding sequence TTGAGCTTACTAAATTATGAATTTATGCAACGAGCAGTTTTAGCAGCGATTTTTATTGCTGGTATTGCGCCAATGTTAGGGGTATTTTTAGTGATTCGGCGTCAGTCACTTATGGCGGATACTTTGTCTCATGTATCATTAGCAGGTGTCGCACTCGGATTTTTCTTGAATTTAAATCCGAATTTGACAACGATGTTAGTTGTAGTTGTAGCAGCGGTTGTTTTAGAATATTTACGTTCGATGTACCGCAGTTATTCGGAGATTTCCATTGCAATTTTAATGGCTGGTGGATTAGCGTTGGCGCTTGTTTTAATGAATTTGTCTGGTGGTAATTCTGCGACAAGTATTCAATCGTACCTTTTTGGCTCAATTGTGACGATTACAAGTGGCCAAGTTATTTTTCTGGCAGTTTTATTTGTTATTGTCCGTGTATTGTTTTTTTTATTTAAAAGACCAATGTATGTACTAACTTTTGATGAAGATAGCGCTCATGTAGATGGACTGCCAGTTCATTTGATGTCCATGGCATTTAATATTTTAACAGGTGTGGCAATTGCCGTGATGATTCCGATTGCCGGGGCACTCCTTATTTCGGCAATTATGGTTTTACCAGCAGCTATTGCCATGCGTTTAGGAAAAAGCTTTGATGTGGTGATTTGGATTGCAACCTTTGTCGGTCTTTTTGGAATGTTGAGTGGTTTGACGACTTCATTTTATTTGGATACGCCACCAGGAGCTACTATTACGCTAGTTTTTATCGGTTTATTTTTAATTGTGAACGTCAGCAAACGACTTTTTGTAGCATTACAACGTTTTAAAAATAAAAAAATTTCACAATAA
- the purR gene encoding pur operon repressor translates to MKVRRSERLIDMTHYLLEHPHELIPLTFFAKRYESAKSSISEDLAIVKKTFKERGTGILDTIPGAAGGVLFVPEIPYEDAKKYIHDLAERLSEQDRLLPGGYVYLSDLLGEPELLRQVGRIIASKYLGQKIDAVMTVATKGVPIAQAVSSYLNVPFVIVRRDSKITEGSTVSVNYVSGSSERIEKMELSKRSLKRGSRVLVVDDFMKGGGTVNGMKSLIEEFECELVGVTVFAETKFKGIKAIKDYTSLLYVEDVDTKTKTISVVPGNYFSA, encoded by the coding sequence GTGAAAGTACGTCGTAGTGAACGATTAATCGATATGACGCATTATTTATTGGAACATCCTCACGAGTTGATTCCATTAACCTTTTTTGCGAAACGTTACGAATCGGCTAAATCTTCTATCAGTGAAGACTTGGCTATCGTAAAAAAAACATTTAAAGAGCGGGGAACTGGAATTTTAGATACAATTCCTGGCGCTGCCGGTGGTGTATTATTTGTGCCAGAAATTCCTTATGAGGATGCAAAAAAATATATTCACGACTTGGCAGAACGTTTATCAGAACAAGACCGCTTGTTACCAGGTGGCTATGTTTATTTATCAGACTTGTTGGGAGAACCAGAGTTATTACGACAAGTAGGTCGTATTATTGCTTCAAAATATTTAGGTCAAAAAATCGATGCCGTGATGACAGTCGCGACCAAAGGGGTGCCAATTGCCCAAGCGGTATCTTCTTATTTGAATGTACCTTTTGTGATCGTACGCCGCGATTCCAAAATTACCGAAGGATCAACCGTTAGTGTAAATTACGTTTCCGGTTCTTCGGAACGTATCGAGAAAATGGAATTATCAAAACGTAGCTTAAAACGGGGCTCTCGCGTGTTAGTAGTAGATGATTTCATGAAAGGCGGCGGTACCGTCAATGGCATGAAGAGTTTAATTGAAGAATTTGAATGTGAATTAGTTGGGGTAACCGTTTTTGCTGAAACGAAGTTTAAAGGCATCAAAGCAATTAAAGATTATACCTCTTTGCTTTATGTAGAAGATGTTGATACCAAAACCAAGACTATTTCTGTTGTACCAGGAAATTATTTTTCTGCATAA
- a CDS encoding alpha/beta fold hydrolase — translation MDTYKINTDNGTKLDLLVLTCQKPKAIVQIIHGALEYKERYLPFAKFLQSHNFVVILSDNRGHGASVSAADPFGVMESFSTLVNDQVIISDFIQTKYPNLPLYLFGHSFGSIIARNYLQKNDQRVTKVALTGTANYVPVVPLGIAVGKFFLRFNDNQKQNKFLNWLSGNMGVEHDWLSNNPANNAQCRQDKQMVPVYPVRSLLTIWEGDRQLKNYSAYHCQNPQLPILSVVGAQDVKITGGKKGLADTLATLKKIGYTNVKSIEMPGMKHEVLNELDKQAVYTVLLNFLEE, via the coding sequence GTGGATACATATAAGATTAATACCGACAATGGTACCAAATTGGATTTACTAGTATTAACGTGTCAAAAACCAAAGGCAATTGTGCAAATTATTCACGGAGCATTAGAATATAAAGAACGCTATCTTCCTTTTGCAAAATTTTTACAAAGTCATAATTTTGTAGTTATTTTGTCTGATAATAGAGGACACGGTGCATCGGTGTCTGCAGCAGATCCGTTTGGAGTAATGGAAAGTTTTTCTACCTTAGTCAATGATCAAGTAATTATCAGCGATTTTATTCAAACGAAATATCCTAATTTACCGCTTTATTTATTCGGTCATTCTTTTGGTTCTATCATTGCCCGTAATTATTTACAAAAAAATGATCAACGAGTGACGAAAGTCGCATTAACCGGGACGGCAAATTATGTACCGGTAGTTCCATTAGGAATAGCTGTAGGTAAGTTTTTTTTACGTTTCAACGATAATCAAAAACAAAACAAATTTTTGAATTGGCTTTCTGGCAACATGGGCGTTGAGCACGATTGGCTAAGCAATAATCCAGCAAATAATGCACAATGCCGGCAAGATAAACAGATGGTACCTGTTTATCCAGTCCGAAGTTTACTAACTATTTGGGAAGGGGATCGTCAATTAAAAAATTATTCTGCTTATCACTGTCAAAACCCCCAATTACCTATTTTAAGTGTGGTAGGAGCACAAGATGTTAAAATAACGGGCGGAAAAAAAGGACTGGCAGATACACTTGCCACATTAAAGAAAATCGGCTATACAAATGTTAAAAGTATTGAGATGCCGGGGATGAAACATGAAGTCTTAAATGAACTTGACAAGCAAGCCGTTTATACCGTCTTACTGAATTTTTTGGAAGAATAA
- a CDS encoding YczE/YyaS/YitT family protein: MYKKISLFSTGLLSASFGAALFSSAAMGMDAFSTFSLGIADQLQLSFGISCIVAGLLLLTVLFLFDRNFVKIGSVLYAFGLGSLIDFWFKLFPYFLPLTGFSYLKLFIGILFFSIGIALYICADVGSGAVEAFSIFLAQKTSQDMGIVRLLLDVFFLSLGILLGASIGVGTILGVILIGPFVSFFVKLLTKILEKESFFLSKKWE, from the coding sequence ATGTATAAAAAAATTAGCTTGTTTAGCACTGGACTCCTAAGCGCTTCTTTTGGCGCTGCACTGTTTAGTTCTGCCGCAATGGGCATGGATGCGTTTAGTACATTCTCACTTGGTATAGCTGATCAATTGCAATTATCGTTTGGCATCAGTTGTATAGTAGCTGGACTGCTATTACTGACAGTTTTATTTTTGTTTGATCGCAACTTTGTCAAAATCGGTAGCGTATTATACGCATTTGGTTTAGGAAGTCTTATTGATTTTTGGTTCAAATTATTTCCTTATTTTCTTCCCCTCACTGGATTTTCTTATCTCAAACTATTCATAGGAATTTTATTTTTTTCAATCGGAATAGCACTTTATATTTGTGCTGATGTTGGCAGTGGCGCCGTTGAGGCCTTTTCTATTTTTTTAGCTCAAAAGACAAGTCAGGACATGGGCATTGTGCGTCTTTTACTAGATGTTTTCTTTTTATCATTGGGGATTTTACTAGGTGCTTCAATAGGTGTTGGTACCATTTTAGGGGTAATTCTAATTGGCCCTTTCGTTAGTTTTTTTGTTAAATTGCTGACTAAAATTCTGGAAAAAGAAAGCTTCTTCCTTTCAAAAAAATGGGAATAA
- a CDS encoding glycoside hydrolase family 1 protein translates to MKQFPKNFLWGAATSAYQVEGAALMDGKKESMQDINNQGGQFADASVTSDHYHRMKEDVALMKELGMNCYRFSIAWARVLPDGVGEVNQKGLQFYHDLIDELLANGIEPIPTLYHYDMPMALVEKYDGWVDRQSIFDFAEFAELIFKEFGHKVKKWISINEQSIIVQYWTKKNYVPEKYLNDARMRYQINHHMHLADKLATKLCHELVEGGTIGPALGYDPIYPLTSKPEDARAAMNAQDLRNQYFLDMYLKGFYTESAFRYLKEHDMQPLFHEEDEKICQSAMSDFIAINYYSSMCAKAPKKDATRQYQGVNISGVKGQFSGEEIQPDFYEMVKNPNLDTTDWDWTIDPTGLEYTLRDIATRYNVPLMITENGMGAYDTLEEDGRIHDHYRIDYLQKHVIAMKNAIDNGVELLAYCPWSYIDLLSTSNGYKKRYGFVYVNRTDEDEKDLNRYKKDSFYWYQQVIATNGAKLAVDNYLVTEH, encoded by the coding sequence ATGAAACAATTTCCAAAAAACTTTTTATGGGGTGCTGCTACTAGCGCTTATCAAGTAGAAGGCGCTGCTTTAATGGATGGAAAAAAAGAATCTATGCAAGATATCAATAATCAAGGCGGCCAATTTGCTGACGCCTCCGTTACAAGCGATCACTACCATCGTATGAAAGAAGATGTTGCTTTAATGAAAGAGTTGGGGATGAATTGTTATCGCTTCTCCATTGCTTGGGCACGCGTTTTACCAGATGGCGTAGGTGAAGTTAATCAAAAAGGCCTACAGTTTTATCACGATTTAATTGATGAATTACTAGCAAACGGCATTGAGCCTATCCCAACTTTATACCATTATGATATGCCTATGGCGCTAGTAGAAAAATACGATGGCTGGGTAGATCGCCAATCTATTTTTGACTTTGCTGAATTTGCTGAATTAATTTTCAAAGAATTTGGGCATAAAGTGAAAAAATGGATTAGTATCAACGAACAAAGTATTATTGTGCAATATTGGACAAAGAAAAACTATGTTCCAGAAAAATATCTAAATGATGCCAGAATGCGTTACCAAATTAACCATCATATGCATTTGGCTGATAAACTAGCTACTAAATTATGTCATGAGCTAGTAGAAGGGGGAACAATTGGACCAGCATTAGGTTATGACCCTATCTACCCATTAACTTCTAAACCAGAAGATGCACGTGCTGCCATGAATGCCCAAGATTTACGAAATCAATATTTTTTAGATATGTATTTAAAAGGTTTTTATACAGAATCAGCTTTTCGTTATTTAAAAGAGCACGATATGCAACCACTCTTCCACGAAGAAGATGAAAAAATTTGTCAATCGGCTATGTCTGACTTTATTGCAATTAACTACTATTCTTCGATGTGTGCCAAAGCACCTAAAAAAGATGCTACACGTCAATACCAAGGGGTAAATATTTCAGGCGTAAAAGGACAATTTAGCGGAGAAGAAATTCAACCGGATTTCTATGAGATGGTCAAAAATCCAAACTTAGACACAACCGACTGGGATTGGACGATTGACCCAACAGGTTTAGAATATACTCTGCGCGATATTGCCACCCGTTACAACGTGCCATTGATGATTACAGAAAATGGTATGGGTGCTTACGACACATTAGAAGAAGACGGTCGTATCCATGACCACTATCGAATTGATTACTTGCAAAAACACGTTATCGCTATGAAAAATGCGATTGACAACGGCGTCGAATTATTAGCTTACTGCCCGTGGTCATACATTGATTTATTATCTACAAGTAACGGCTACAAAAAACGGTATGGTTTTGTTTATGTTAATCGTACCGATGAAGATGAAAAAGATTTAAATCGCTATAAAAAGGATTCCTTTTATTGGTATCAACAAGTAATTGCGACAAACGGCGCAAAGTTAGCAGTAGATAATTATTTAGTAACTGAACATTAA